A region of the Stieleria neptunia genome:
CAAACCTTTTCGATACTGGAGATCGATCCCCGCATGACCAAAGACGGCCACGTCGTTCTGCATCACGATGCGACACTCGAACGAACGACGACGGGATCCGGAAGACTGGCCGACAAGACGCTCGCCGAACTCAAACAATTGCGGCTCAAGGACAGCGAGGGGAACGTCACAGAGTTTCAGATTCCGACGCTCGATGAAGTTTTGCGTTGGGCGAAGGGCAAGACCGTGTTGGTCTTGGATCAGAAGGACGTGCCGCTGGAAACTCGCGTCGGCAAAATCAGCGAGCATGGGGCGGAAGCCTACGCGATGATGATTGTGGGGAATTTTAAAGACGTCGCCGCCTGCCACCGGATCAACGGCGACATCATGATGGAAGTGATGATCCCGAGTCGCGCCAAAGTCGAGGCGTTCGATGGCATCGGTGTTCCCTGGCAAAACGTGATCGCCTTTCTCGGTCACGTTCCGCCGACGGACGAATCGCTCTACGAGGCGGTCCACAAAAAAGGAGCGTCCACCATGATCGGGACCTCACGAAACCTGGACCGCCAGTTTCACTGGCGCGTCCGAGACGAGGCCGACTCGCTGCGACGTGACTATCAAGCGATCTTGGGCCGGGGCGCTGATGTGATCGAAACCGATTTGCCTCGAGACGTCGGACGCCTGCTGTATGGGCCGCCGTTGACGTCACCACAGGGGCGCCGAGGGTTGCGGATCGAGTAGAGCGGACGGCGATTGCGGCGAGATGGTAGAAAAACAGGGGGCAGAAAAATGACGTTCGGATGGACGACAGGAAAATGGGTGACAAGAAAAGGGAGCACCGGGAGGGCGTCGCGGTGAAGGGGAAGGGGAAAACCGTGGGGGATTGTGATTGCCTGTGCGGCGGCTTAACGTGGCCTGTGCGGGCATTGGCCGAAGCAATCCTTGACGCGGAGGATTGAGCCGACGAGGCTCGGTTGCATCACTTCGTCCCTTGACGCGAACACGCATGGCGTTTCATGAATGGGTCCACTTCGATCAACAAGATGCGTCTGGGCATGGCCGTTCTGGCCGGCACGTGTCTGATTGCGGTCACGGGCTATGTGATCGCCGGTTGGTCGCTGCTCGACGCGGTGTACATGGTGGCGATCACCATTTTTGGTGTCGGTTATGGTGAGGTGCGTCCGGTCGTTGATCCCGGGCTAAAACTGTTTACCCTGGCCGTCGTGGTCGCCGGGTGCAGCAGCGGCATTTACGTCCTCGGTGGGTTCGTGCAAATGATCGCCGAGGGAGAGATCCAACGTGCTTTGGGAGCCAGACGAATGAGCCGTGGTATCGAACAGACCCAGGGGCACGCCATCATTTGCGGATACGGACGCGTCGGTCGCAGCCTGGTTGCCGAATTGCGGGAAGCCGGCGTCGACCTGGTCGTCGTCGACCGTGACACCGAACGGCTGGCCGAAGCGGAGCGGGACGGAATCCTGGTGGTCTCCGGCGATGCGTCCGAGGAAGACATCTTGCGACGAGCCGGCATCGACCGCGCCTCCGTGCTCGCCTCCGTGCTTCCCGGTGACGCGGAAAACGTCTTCGTCACCCTGACGGCACGCGAGTTGAACGAAACGATCCAGATCATCGCGCGTGGCGAATCCGAAGCGACCGAGCGAAAACTGATTCGCAGCGGTGCCAATCGAGTGGTCCTGCCGACGATGATCGGCGCGTCCAAAATCGCTCAGCTGATCGCCTGCCCCACGGTCGAGACACTCGTCAGCGATGCCAAGGCGTTTTCGCGAATGAACCAGGACCTGGAGGCATTCGGGTTGGGGATGATGGAAATCCCGATCGCGGCGCAGTCAGCGCTGGTCGGCTGCACAATCAAAGACATCGAGCTGACCGGCGATGGCGGGAACGTCGTGGTCGCGATCAATCGCTCCGAAGGCGAAGTGATCCGCAATCCGAAAATGGAAGATGTCGTCGGGGCGGGCGACCGATTGATCGTCCTGTCGCACAAAGAAGACCTGCCCGCCGTCACCCGCCGCGCCGCGCAGAAATCCGAGCAGATGTCCTATCGCGGGACCCGCTATTAAACAGTGGGGCAAGCTTCCAGCTTGCCATCCGGCGAGCTGAAAGCTCGCCGCGTTACCGGAATCGGCAAGCTGGAAGCTTACCCCACTTGGCAAGCTGGAAGCTTACCCCACTGTTTCGATTACAATTCGGCTGTTTTCATCCTCCAGGAGACAGTTATGGATCGTCGTCAGTTTGCCGCTCTTTCTGCCGGGCTCGTTGCCGCCGCACATGCAGTCGGCCAGTCCGAATCAAATTCGTTTCCGGTCGCGGTGATCGGGCACACCGGCCGCGGGGATTATGGGCACGGACTCGACACCGTTTGGAAACGCATTCCCGGAGCGTCGATCGTCGCGATTGCCGATGCCAATCCGACGGGGCGACAAAAAGAACTGCAAAAACTCGGACTCGACGCCTCCGCTGGCTACGCCGACTATCGTGAGATGCTCGCCAAGACGTCGCCACGGATCGTTGCCGTCTGCCCGCGTCATGTCGACCAGCATCGCGACATGATCTTGGCGGCGATCGAATCGGGGGCCAAAGGCATCTACGTCGAAAAACCGTTTGTTCGAACCCCGCGCGAAGCCGACCAGGTCTTGGCGGCATGTGCCGAGCATGGCACCAAAGTGGCCGTCGCCCATCGCAATCGATACCACCCGGTGATGAAAGTGGTCGCGGATTTGATCGCAGAAAAACGCATCGGACGCGTGCTTGAAATCCGCGGCAGGGGCAAGGGGGACCGTCGCGGCGGAGGCGAAGATCTGTGGGTGCTCGGATCACACGTGCTGAACATGATCACCGTCCTGGCCGGCAAACCGCAAAGCTGTTCTGCAATGTTGATGCAGGACGGACGCCCGGTGACAAAGCAGGATGTCCGCCAAGGGGGTGAGGGTCTGGGGCCGCTGGCCGGCAACGAACTGCACGCCAGGTTTCTGTTTGACGGAGGCTTGACCGTCTATTTCGATTCGGTGGCCAACGACGGGACCGCGAACCACGGATTCGGTTTGCAAATCATCGGCAGCGAGGGGACGATCGCCATCCAAGCCGACCGCAATCCGCTGGCGTATTTGATCCCCGGCAATCCCTTTCAGCGTCGCGATGCGGGATCACGCTGGCTGCCGATCACCAGTGGCGGCGTTGATGTCGCCGAGCCGAACCCTGAACTGATCCATCGGGTTCAACATCATGACGTCGCCGCGTCGGATCTGGTCCAGGCGATCCGCGAAAACCGTGACCCCTTGTGCAGTGCCGCCGAAGCCACGTTGACCGTGGAAATGATTTGCGGGGTCTTCGAGTCGCATCGCCAAGCTGGCGCAGCGGTCTCGTTCCCCTTGGCCGAGCGGGACCATCCGTTGCTTGCATTGTAAATCACCGTCGACCGGACCTGTCCTGGACGACTTCCTACGGAAACGGTCCCCACTAGAGCAGCACGTTCCCTCTTCGTTATTCTGTATCGATGGCGAACAAGAAAACGAAGCGAAAACCGCCGCCACGACGTCGAAAACGACCGGCAACCCCGGCGGCTACATCGGAGCGGATCGAGAAACGCTCACAGCGAATGAAACCGTTGATCGCGGCCGGCGAACCGATCGAGGACGCCGCCGTTTTTGATGACGCGGCCCTCAAGTCACTGCCCGAGGATCTGGCCGGTGAAGCCGCCGCGGTGTGGGAATCGCTCTCCGCGGTCGAAACGGGGGACGACAAGCGGGCGATCGATCTGCTCAGCAAAATCCCCCGAAAAAGCCCCTACAGTCAGTGGCGGATGTTCATCCGCGGTTTGATCGATTGGTATCGCGGTGATGCCGCCAAAGCTGACGACGCTTTCTCGCGACTGGATCAAGATCGTCGCCCCGCCCGAATCGCCGCGACGCTCGTCGAGGCCAAGCAGCAGCCCGCCGCCGAGACAGTGCGCCCGGGGACGGCGTTCGCCAGGTCGGTCCTGATCGAACGACCTGCGTTGAAAGAGGCACGTGACATCCTGCTCAAGAAAGAGATCATCCCCGCCGAGATTCGAGGCGATGTGCTGATCGGTTTGGAGCGATTGAATGCACTGATCGAGTTTTTCAAAGCACATCGGCAGTTCGAACCGCGGCTCGTCGCTGCCCTCGGCGAAGAAGTGATCTCGCGACTGTTTCAGATGACCTTTGTCGACTTGTATGAGTGGGGGATCAAGGCGATCCCTGGCCCGCCGCACGATCCCAACCATACGCTTCGCAGCCATTTCTACTTTTCGCGATTTAAGAGTTCGAACGCGAAATCCGAGCGGTCTTGGGAACGCTATCTGAACGAGGAGCTGCCGAAGAACCAGCAGTTGTCTCCTGCGATGCGTGGCGCGATTGCCGCCCAATTGCATTTCGGCCGGGCGATGGAGGACATCGCGACGCTGGCCCAATCACCGTTCGCTCAACTTGGCGTCGACCCGTTTGAAGAAAACACTGACCTGGAGGAGCAGATCTTTCGCGGACTCGAAGCTGCGACGAAGAGCTTTTCGAAATTTGAACGGGCACATCAAGAGCGGACGAAGTGGATTCGTCAATTCGCCGAAGACCCAAACCAGCGCAAGGACGACCGGGCGTACTGGGAACAGTGTCTCGCCGAAGCGATGCGAGACTGGTCCGAAGGTGTTCCCGACAGCATCGAACCGAGATTGTGGTTGGTCGACTATTATCTGGAAAACGAAGAACTCGACCTCGCCCAGCCCCACGTCGATTGGCTCGGAAAGTCGCGTCATAGCGATCCCCGCGTTCGAGCCACGCGTTGGAAATGGTGCCTCTTGGAGGCCATGCGATTGTGCCGACGAAAAGCCTGGCTGGGGCAAGCCGCCGAGCAGCTCGATCAAGCCGAGGGCTGTTGGCCGAGTTGGTTGTCCCCAACCTGGTCGGGTTACCTTCGCGCCGCACTGGCCCTGCGGCAAGGCGACGCGGAGCAGTACCAACAGCGGAGGGCCGAGGCGAGGGCGGCGCTAGATGATGGAGCCGATGCCGACCTGGCCGACGCGGTGATGATGCTGGGGGCCGCCCAGCGGATGCGAGTGCCCAGTGCCGATCTCAAGCCGCTTCGCGTTCCCGTTGATGAGGCGGCGAAGAACACCTCGGCGCTCTCCTCCAAGACACTGCTTCTGGCCGGCGCGTTTTTCTACGACCTGCATCGCACCGGGCTGCTCTATCCCGCCTATCGAATGCACGGCGGAAAATTCGCCGACGAGCTGTTCGGCCGAATCGAAACCACCGCGGAGTGCAACAAAGTTCTACAGCTGGAGGCTCCCGGGTGGCCCGCCATCTGCTGGTTGTCGACACGCACCCTGTTTGCGGGGACCTATCAACCGAAGCTCCCCGCCGGTCTGCAAAAAGCTGGAAGCAAATTCAATCCTGATCTGACCGCGGCCCTCGAACTGCAAGCGATCCTCCAGGTCCCCAGACTCAATCGAAAACCGCGGCAGCTTTCTGCCTTGGTGCGGCGGGTCGGGGATGCAGCCGATGCACAGACCGATCCGTTCCAACGACATTGGTTCCATACGTTGGTCCGTGAAGGGGAGATGGTCAGCACCGCGGATAGCGATTTCGAAGACTCCTTCCGCAAGATGTTTGAGCGGGTCATCGATGGCGTCGACCCCGATTGGGAGTCCGACGATGACGATGACTTCTACGAGGACGAGGACGACGAAGACACGTTTGACCCGTATTGCGGTTGCGAACATTGCACCCGTGCTCGAGAACGACTGGGAATCCCGCATCCGATCAACGAGGAGGATGGGGACGAAGGCATTGATCAGCGGACGGGTCCGTCCATGCGACTCGATCCCGCAGCACTCCCCTTCGGCGAGCCCGCCGCAACGGCCAATTTAGATCCCAACGTGGAGCCTCCGCCGCCGAGCACCCCAGCGCCGCGGCCCAAGTTTGAGGTCGATCCCGAACGGCGCCGCAATCGACCGAAAAACCCCATGAAGAAACGGAAATCGCGATGAACGACTCAACCGCCTCCTCCGTCACCGATCCGTTCGCCGTGCTGGGATTAAAAGCCGGATGTGACGAATCCGAAGTCCGCGCGCGATACCTGGAACTGGTCCGTGAGCACCCGCCGGAAAAAGA
Encoded here:
- a CDS encoding glycerophosphodiester phosphodiesterase family protein, whose amino-acid sequence is MTLEFRVLLVLAPILLPLRSGISQDAAPATTPLHRIAPQSPAELRELFRYTGTPLPIVSAHRGGAGPGYPENCIATFEHTLTQTFSILEIDPRMTKDGHVVLHHDATLERTTTGSGRLADKTLAELKQLRLKDSEGNVTEFQIPTLDEVLRWAKGKTVLVLDQKDVPLETRVGKISEHGAEAYAMMIVGNFKDVAACHRINGDIMMEVMIPSRAKVEAFDGIGVPWQNVIAFLGHVPPTDESLYEAVHKKGASTMIGTSRNLDRQFHWRVRDEADSLRRDYQAILGRGADVIETDLPRDVGRLLYGPPLTSPQGRRGLRIE
- a CDS encoding potassium channel family protein: MNGSTSINKMRLGMAVLAGTCLIAVTGYVIAGWSLLDAVYMVAITIFGVGYGEVRPVVDPGLKLFTLAVVVAGCSSGIYVLGGFVQMIAEGEIQRALGARRMSRGIEQTQGHAIICGYGRVGRSLVAELREAGVDLVVVDRDTERLAEAERDGILVVSGDASEEDILRRAGIDRASVLASVLPGDAENVFVTLTARELNETIQIIARGESEATERKLIRSGANRVVLPTMIGASKIAQLIACPTVETLVSDAKAFSRMNQDLEAFGLGMMEIPIAAQSALVGCTIKDIELTGDGGNVVVAINRSEGEVIRNPKMEDVVGAGDRLIVLSHKEDLPAVTRRAAQKSEQMSYRGTRY
- a CDS encoding Gfo/Idh/MocA family protein, coding for MDRRQFAALSAGLVAAAHAVGQSESNSFPVAVIGHTGRGDYGHGLDTVWKRIPGASIVAIADANPTGRQKELQKLGLDASAGYADYREMLAKTSPRIVAVCPRHVDQHRDMILAAIESGAKGIYVEKPFVRTPREADQVLAACAEHGTKVAVAHRNRYHPVMKVVADLIAEKRIGRVLEIRGRGKGDRRGGGEDLWVLGSHVLNMITVLAGKPQSCSAMLMQDGRPVTKQDVRQGGEGLGPLAGNELHARFLFDGGLTVYFDSVANDGTANHGFGLQIIGSEGTIAIQADRNPLAYLIPGNPFQRRDAGSRWLPITSGGVDVAEPNPELIHRVQHHDVAASDLVQAIRENRDPLCSAAEATLTVEMICGVFESHRQAGAAVSFPLAERDHPLLAL